In the Clostridia bacterium genome, one interval contains:
- a CDS encoding FAD-binding protein: MGVRSSQIEVLVIGGGMAGWAAARAAKAAGAEVMVVRKGYAATAMAPGAADFPDGYKYEDMEQQWLRDLAQVGVELVAVGEGRKWHVIDIWGQVHLADFVSSSSQGASLEELGKAKLVGLVELEGYADFHSWVVAEALRSQLRGSGELPEIKALGIVVPGLDSKASLTAAEIAQVLEEKDRAYALAQRVVQALGDHAFKDGAVTLLFPPVLGLRREREIQATIQQVTGARVAELLATLPSIPGFRWQQALDMQLGREGIPVISGEVEALLPSDGNQGTLSGAWVQVEGRLEQVQFQAAVLATGGLVGGGLGGSDQALLEPLASLPVFMGSQRVDGKPLRQLIQEGTHDQQALWRAGVRVDGFCRPVGEGRKPVYRNLFAAGALVQGAGLSDGGLGAAYVTGTWAGQEAARVVGGGKGDE, encoded by the coding sequence ATGGGCGTGCGGAGCAGCCAAATTGAGGTACTGGTTATTGGCGGAGGCATGGCCGGTTGGGCTGCGGCCCGGGCTGCTAAGGCTGCCGGTGCCGAAGTGATGGTGGTAAGAAAGGGTTACGCGGCCACGGCCATGGCGCCAGGGGCCGCCGACTTTCCGGATGGTTACAAGTATGAGGACATGGAGCAGCAATGGCTACGGGACCTGGCCCAGGTGGGGGTGGAGTTGGTTGCCGTGGGAGAGGGGAGAAAGTGGCACGTTATTGATATCTGGGGGCAAGTGCACCTAGCGGATTTCGTTTCCAGCTCTAGCCAAGGAGCTTCTCTGGAGGAGTTGGGGAAAGCCAAACTAGTAGGATTGGTAGAACTAGAGGGATATGCCGACTTTCACTCTTGGGTGGTAGCTGAAGCCCTGCGGAGTCAGTTGCGGGGTTCTGGCGAGTTGCCAGAGATTAAAGCCTTAGGAATTGTCGTTCCCGGCCTTGACTCCAAAGCCTCCCTTACTGCGGCTGAAATTGCCCAGGTCTTGGAGGAGAAAGACCGAGCCTATGCTCTGGCTCAGCGGGTGGTCCAAGCTTTAGGTGATCATGCCTTCAAGGATGGGGCGGTTACCTTGCTGTTCCCGCCGGTATTAGGACTCAGGCGAGAAAGGGAAATACAGGCTACTATTCAGCAAGTCACTGGGGCCCGGGTAGCCGAGCTCTTGGCTACACTCCCTTCCATACCTGGGTTTCGTTGGCAGCAGGCCCTAGATATGCAACTCGGCCGGGAAGGCATACCCGTAATCAGCGGCGAGGTGGAGGCTCTATTGCCCTCAGATGGGAACCAGGGAACCTTAAGCGGGGCCTGGGTCCAAGTTGAGGGACGGCTCGAACAGGTTCAATTTCAGGCGGCAGTTTTGGCTACTGGAGGCTTAGTAGGCGGGGGGCTAGGCGGTTCCGACCAGGCTTTGTTGGAACCATTGGCTAGCCTACCTGTGTTTATGGGCAGTCAGCGGGTGGATGGCAAGCCCTTGCGGCAGCTAATTCAGGAGGGCACTCATGACCAACAAGCTTTATGGCGGGCTGGGGTGAGGGTGGATGGTTTTTGCCGGCCAGTAGGGGAGGGGCGCAAGCCGGTGTACCGTAACCTATTTGCTGCTGGAGCCTTGGTGCAGGGCGCTGGCCTTTCGGACGGGGGTTTGGGGGCAGCCTATGTAACTGGTACTTGGGCTGGACAGGAGGCAGCGAGGGTAGTTGGCGGGGGTAAAGGGGATGAGTAA
- a CDS encoding (Fe-S)-binding protein, translating into MSNVTSGLEQFMSIYQDANLLPYREEESRQMVEFSRCLNCGLCLSRCPILLGHEGASYPGPRSIGTCLSRSVADFWASEEVIYECTTCMACQEVCPRNVPIADMVKMIRHKLVVAAHRQGQQLVPLKEKIFEELLLKPGRLDRLAAIGSRVQGLIFTGLGAGMMKQRLPLGLIDKSRRLPSLAKRTFKRDHSGTVKVDNPRLRVGFFVGCMVNYVYPSWGQAVLEVLKRHGIEVVIPKEQACCGAPLTAYGDLDKAKQLAEMNIQAFGDLALDAIVTACGSCGRELKKEYSSLFEPSEEMKEKASRFSSLVYDINEFLTQAVELKPTRVSPRRVTYHDPCHLRRGQGILRAPRQIIQAIDGVEWVEMADPGACCGGAGTFTIEHYPWSAKIRRRKLDDIRATEARVVATSCPACKVQLLEGMALEGMAQEVVHPVELLAEGYANE; encoded by the coding sequence ATGAGTAATGTGACAAGTGGCTTGGAGCAGTTCATGAGCATTTACCAAGATGCCAATCTACTTCCATACCGGGAAGAAGAAAGCCGGCAAATGGTTGAGTTTTCTCGGTGCCTCAACTGTGGTCTTTGTCTAAGCCGGTGTCCAATCCTATTGGGCCATGAGGGGGCTAGCTACCCCGGGCCCAGAAGTATAGGTACCTGTCTTAGCCGGTCGGTAGCCGATTTTTGGGCTAGCGAGGAGGTAATCTATGAGTGCACTACCTGCATGGCTTGCCAGGAGGTGTGCCCCCGAAATGTTCCCATTGCTGATATGGTAAAGATGATCCGGCATAAACTGGTGGTGGCAGCGCACCGGCAGGGACAACAGCTGGTACCTTTGAAGGAGAAGATCTTCGAAGAATTGTTGCTCAAGCCCGGGCGGTTGGATCGCTTGGCTGCCATCGGATCGAGGGTACAGGGTCTTATTTTTACTGGACTGGGGGCAGGGATGATGAAGCAGCGGCTGCCTTTGGGGCTAATAGACAAATCACGGCGCCTGCCCTCGTTGGCCAAAAGGACTTTCAAACGGGATCATTCTGGCACCGTCAAAGTAGACAATCCCCGCTTGCGGGTGGGGTTCTTTGTGGGCTGCATGGTTAACTATGTGTATCCATCTTGGGGCCAGGCGGTACTGGAAGTATTGAAAAGACACGGCATAGAAGTAGTGATTCCTAAGGAACAGGCCTGCTGCGGCGCTCCGCTTACCGCCTACGGGGACCTAGACAAGGCTAAGCAGTTGGCGGAGATGAATATTCAAGCCTTTGGGGACCTAGCCCTGGATGCCATAGTCACCGCTTGCGGTTCTTGCGGGCGGGAGCTAAAAAAGGAATACAGCAGCCTTTTTGAGCCTAGCGAGGAAATGAAGGAAAAAGCTAGCCGCTTTAGTTCCTTGGTCTACGACATCAATGAGTTCCTCACCCAAGCTGTGGAACTTAAGCCTACCCGGGTGAGTCCTCGGCGGGTCACTTATCATGATCCCTGTCACCTGCGGCGCGGGCAAGGGATCCTGCGCGCTCCCCGGCAGATAATTCAAGCCATCGATGGAGTTGAGTGGGTAGAAATGGCCGACCCTGGCGCTTGCTGCGGCGGGGCTGGTACGTTCACCATCGAGCACTACCCGTGGTCGGCCAAGATTCGCCGGAGGAAGCTTGATGATATCCGAGCGACGGAAGCCCGGGTAGTAGCGACCTCTTGCCCTGCTTGCAAGGTCCAGTTGTTAGAGGGAATGGCCTTGGAAGGGATGGCCCAGGAGGTGGTTCACCCTGTTGAGCTATTAGCTGAAGGTTATGCCAACGAGTAA
- a CDS encoding MFS transporter, with protein MLDAVIMLWLNLGHLFTDLNQGALPLMLPLLQKSLGLSYTATGAIVLASQISSSIVQPLFGYYSDRRSMLWIMPLGILVTGMGIGLAGIASNYPVLLLAVLLSGLGAASFHPEASKVAFLIGGPRRASAMSIFYVGGNLGFGLGPLLATALIGWFGLPGMLGVIAPSALMALGLRASFPRIVRVTGEGLKHHSRVPGREIWSTLFSRPVMLLVLVVSIRSWVQMGVVNFIPLWYVNYLGGSQPFISRVVTAFLIGGAVGTLVGGPVSDSLGRKPVIALSLALMMPLLYLLIHTRGAWMLVVSGIAGFVLVSTYSVTVVFGQELMPKLLGIASGLMMGFAIGTGGIGATVLGRIADVWGMPVALWCIIVLPVLGFALSLLLPRDAAEVIAAGAKEEKAGSYVQSPTRAGESCCSK; from the coding sequence TTGCTGGACGCGGTAATCATGCTCTGGCTCAATCTGGGGCACTTATTTACGGATCTAAATCAGGGAGCTCTACCTCTGATGCTCCCTTTGTTGCAAAAAAGCTTAGGCCTCTCTTATACTGCCACCGGTGCCATAGTGCTGGCGTCCCAGATCAGCTCATCGATTGTTCAGCCGTTGTTTGGCTATTATAGCGACCGCCGGTCCATGCTCTGGATCATGCCACTGGGGATATTAGTAACTGGGATGGGTATTGGCTTAGCTGGAATTGCATCCAATTACCCAGTATTGCTTTTAGCGGTATTGCTATCGGGTCTAGGGGCAGCTAGCTTCCATCCGGAGGCTTCTAAGGTAGCCTTCCTCATCGGCGGGCCTCGGCGGGCTTCGGCCATGTCAATTTTTTATGTAGGAGGCAACCTGGGCTTTGGTCTGGGACCGCTTCTGGCTACGGCGCTCATAGGTTGGTTTGGCCTACCAGGGATGTTGGGGGTAATTGCACCTTCCGCTCTCATGGCTTTGGGCTTGCGGGCTAGTTTTCCCCGGATAGTCCGGGTTACCGGCGAAGGGCTGAAGCATCATTCCCGGGTTCCAGGCCGGGAGATTTGGAGTACGCTTTTTTCTCGACCAGTAATGCTTTTGGTCTTAGTGGTCTCCATTCGCTCCTGGGTACAGATGGGGGTAGTGAACTTCATACCCCTATGGTACGTGAACTATTTAGGCGGAAGCCAACCTTTTATTAGCAGGGTAGTAACTGCCTTTTTAATTGGTGGAGCAGTTGGTACGCTGGTAGGCGGTCCGGTTTCCGATTCCCTGGGGCGCAAACCAGTAATTGCTTTGTCGTTGGCGTTAATGATGCCTTTGCTCTACTTGCTCATCCATACTCGAGGCGCTTGGATGCTGGTGGTCAGCGGTATAGCTGGCTTTGTGCTGGTATCTACTTACTCGGTGACAGTAGTTTTTGGTCAGGAGCTAATGCCCAAATTGTTAGGGATTGCCTCTGGCTTGATGATGGGTTTTGCCATCGGCACCGGCGGCATTGGAGCTACGGTCCTGGGCCGGATAGCCGACGTCTGGGGCATGCCGGTGGCGTTGTGGTGCATCATCGTGCTGCCGGTTCTGGGCTTTGCTCTTTCCTTGCTATTACCTCGTGATGCTGCTGAGGTAATAGCAGCCGGAGCGAAGGAGGAAAAAGCGGGAAGCTATGTGCAGTCGCCTACTCGGGCCGGAGAAAGCTGTTGCAGCAAATAG
- a CDS encoding MoaD/ThiS family protein, producing the protein MNIQVKVLGLKVEKELAQGFTFSSEDAHNLTVSQLAQQLAYTFPLFAQKSFLSDGTFQPYLQVLINGQNIRHAQGAETIIPDGAKVIFFTSVAGG; encoded by the coding sequence ATGAACATTCAAGTAAAAGTCCTTGGCCTTAAGGTGGAAAAAGAACTCGCTCAGGGTTTTACTTTTTCTAGTGAAGACGCTCACAACCTCACGGTTTCCCAGCTCGCCCAGCAGCTTGCTTATACATTTCCCCTTTTTGCTCAAAAATCCTTCTTGTCTGATGGCACTTTTCAGCCTTACCTACAAGTCCTGATTAATGGCCAAAACATCCGCCACGCTCAAGGCGCAGAAACCATTATCCCCGATGGGGCCAAAGTAATCTTTTTTACCTCCGTGGCTGGCGGTTGA
- a CDS encoding transcriptional regulator, translating into MTLAEVQRILEAEVLCGHEHLGASVEVAFGSDLLSDSLAFARPRSLLLTGLTNPQVIWAAEVIEVTAIVFVRGKRPSRDLVKLAEEKGIPLMVTPKLLFDSCGLLYQAGLRGTLDHERKQ; encoded by the coding sequence ATGACCCTAGCCGAGGTACAGAGAATTCTTGAGGCCGAGGTCCTATGTGGACATGAGCATTTGGGTGCTAGTGTCGAAGTAGCCTTCGGGAGTGACCTGTTAAGCGACTCTTTGGCGTTTGCTCGGCCCCGGAGCTTATTGCTTACCGGTTTAACTAATCCTCAGGTTATATGGGCGGCTGAGGTTATTGAGGTGACTGCCATCGTCTTTGTCCGCGGCAAGCGTCCTAGCCGGGATTTGGTAAAGCTGGCGGAGGAAAAGGGAATCCCTTTGATGGTGACGCCAAAACTCCTCTTTGATAGTTGCGGGCTCCTCTACCAGGCCGGTTTGCGAGGTACGCTGGACCATGAGCGGAAACAATAA
- a CDS encoding ATP-binding protein yields the protein MSGNNKAFLELEFPVAAMDFVRAGRVASQIKRALEQAGMPAGVVRRAAIAAYEAEMNIVIHSHGGVMRARIAPSLVEIEAEDWGPGIPDIELAMQEGYSTAPREILEMGFGAGMGLPNMRKCADRLDIRSEVGKGTQVVVSIFNAEPLEARA from the coding sequence ATGAGCGGAAACAATAAGGCCTTTCTGGAACTTGAGTTTCCCGTGGCGGCCATGGATTTTGTTCGGGCTGGACGGGTGGCTAGCCAGATCAAGAGGGCGCTCGAGCAGGCGGGTATGCCGGCCGGGGTGGTCCGGCGGGCGGCGATAGCTGCGTATGAGGCTGAGATGAATATCGTTATCCATTCCCATGGCGGGGTAATGCGGGCGCGAATTGCTCCTAGCCTGGTAGAAATAGAGGCCGAGGATTGGGGCCCAGGAATTCCAGATATTGAATTGGCCATGCAGGAAGGGTACTCCACCGCCCCGAGGGAGATTTTGGAAATGGGTTTTGGTGCTGGGATGGGCCTCCCCAACATGCGTAAGTGTGCGGACCGCCTGGACATTCGCTCGGAGGTGGGGAAGGGCACGCAGGTGGTGGTTTCGATCTTTAACGCCGAGCCCCTAGAGGCGCGAGCATAG